GCCTGGCGCAGGCGAGTCAGACGCGGATCGTTTTCCAGGCCGGCGGGCAAAATCAACTCGGCGGGTTCGGCGCGCGTCATCTCGTCGGCCAGTGATTCGAGCGAATCGGTGACGCCGATCCGGAATTCGCCGGTCGACAAATCCGTCAGGCAGAATCCCTGGGCGTCGTCCTCCAGGTACAACCCCATCAGGAAGTTGTTGCTCTTTTCATCGAGCAGTTCGTCGGCCTCGATCACCAGGCCCGGCGTGACGACGCGGGTGACCGCGCGCTGCACGAGGCCCTTGGCCAGCCGCGGGTCTTCCATCTGGTCGCAAATCGCCACCTTGACGCCGGCCTTGATGAGCTTCGAGAGGTAGGGCGTCAGCGCGTGGTAGGGGATGCCGCATAACGGAATGCGTTCCTCGGCGTTCTTGTGCGAGCGGCTGGTCAGCGCGATGTCGAGAATCTTGCTGGCCTTCTCCGCGTCCTCGAAAAACATCTCGTAGAAATCACCCATGCGGAACAACAGCAGGTGATCCGGATATTCCGCCTTGATGTCCAGGTACTGGCGCATCATCGGCGTGATTTTGTTGACGGTCGATTCCACGTTGTTTTTCGCCATTGGATTGAAGTACGCGGGAAAACGCTAACAAAATCGGGCGCGGCCTTCAACGCGCCCGCCGCATCTTTTTCCGCCTTGACGGCCGGGCGAAGGTGTGCCGGATCACGCCTTGCCGTAAAAGGTCTTGTACGTCAGGTAGGCGCTGTACACATCGTCCTTGTGCGCCAGTTCGAACGGGCTGTGCATCGACAACAGCGCCGGGCCGGCGTCCAGCACGTCGGCGCCGTACCCCGCGAAAAACAACGCGACGGTGCCGCCGCCGCCTTCGTCGGTTTTTCCCAGTTCGCCGATCTGCCAGGGAACCTTAGCCTCGTTGAGCAGCCGCCGAATCTTGCCGACGAACTCGGCGTTCGCGTCGGATCCGCCGGACTTGCCGCGCGAGCCGGTGTACTTGGTCAGGCAGATGCCGCCGCCGAGCTGCGCCGCGTTGAGCTTGTCGTGCACCTCCGGCCATTCCGGATCGATCGCCGCGTTGACGTCGGCGCTGAGCACCTGGCTGCCGGCGAGGACGCGTCGGATGGAGCGTTCGTCGCCCAGGCCGAGCCGCGCCAGCAGATCGCCGACGAAGTCCAGCAGGAATCGCGCATCCGCGCCGGTATTGCCGTACGAGCCGATCTCCTCCTTATCGAGGAAGAGCGCGACGGCGGTCCGCTTGGGCGTCGTGGCCAGATCGGTGATCGCGCGCAAAGCGGTGTAGGCGCAGATGCGGTCATCCTGGCCGTACGCGCCGATCAGCGACCGGTCCAGGCCGACCTCGCGGGCCGGGCCGGCGGGCACGATTTCCAGTTCGGCGCTGATGAAATCCTCTTCCTTCATGCCGTATTTTTGCTGCAGCAATTGCAGCACGTGGTATTTGATGCGGTTTTTGCCGTCCGCGGGATCGCCGAGGGGGCGACCGGCGACGACCACGTTCAATTTTTCGCCCGGGATGGCCTCGGAGAATTTCTTGCCGTTCTGGGCGTTGGCCGACAGGTGCGGCAGCAGGTCGGTGATGGTCAGGCACGGTTCGTCGGACTGGTCGCCCAGCGCCACTTTCACCGTCTGGCCGTCGTGGCGGACGACCACGCCGTAAAGCGCCAGCGGCCGCGCCACCCATTGATGCTTGCGGATCCCGCCGTAGTAGTGCGTTTTGAGCAGCGCCAGGCCCAGATCCTCATAGAGAGGATTGGGCTTGAGGTCCAGGCGCGGCGAATCGATGTGGCTGACGACCAGGTTGATGCCGTTTTCCAGCGGCTGCGAACCGAGGTAGGCGATGGCGGCGGCTTTGCCGCGATAGGTTTGATAGACCTTGGCACCGCGGGTTTTAGGCCCGAGAGCCTTGAAGCCGGCTTTTTGCGCGGTGCGTTCGATCTCGGCGACAGCCAACCGTTCGGTTTTCGCCCGGTTCAAAAAATCGAGGTACGTTTTGCAGAACGGATCGACCGCTTTGCGGGTCGCCGGCGGATATTGGTCGTGCGCCGGATGAACCTGGCGGCTCAGTTTTTCTTGAACCTCTTTGAATAGTTTGCTTTTCGGCATGGCCTGGCCCTTTACCGGTTATTTACACGCGCTGCTGGACAAGGTCAGATCGCCGTCCAGCAAGTTGCTGATCAGGTAACGGTTGTCGGTCATCTGGACCTTGATGTTCAACGGCTGATTGTCCGGGAACGTGTCGCTCAGCGTCAGCGTGATCGGCAACGTGCCGTCGGGCGGCCCGGAACCCGTGAGGGTCAGGGTCAGCGGGGGGAACTGGTTGTCGATGATGAGGTTGACCAGGGCGCCGTCGAGATTCGCCTCCGCGTCGTGATAATCGAAAATGATCGTAAACGCCGAATTGGCGGCATTGCAGGCAGGGTCCGGATCGAAGTGCAGGTTGGAAATCACCGGCGCGGTGTTTTCGCCTTCGTTGTGGAAAGTCGCCTCGATCAGGTTGCTGGTGTTGTTCGCCAGATCGGTCAGGG
This portion of the Myxococcales bacterium genome encodes:
- a CDS encoding aminopeptidase — translated: MPKSKLFKEVQEKLSRQVHPAHDQYPPATRKAVDPFCKTYLDFLNRAKTERLAVAEIERTAQKAGFKALGPKTRGAKVYQTYRGKAAAIAYLGSQPLENGINLVVSHIDSPRLDLKPNPLYEDLGLALLKTHYYGGIRKHQWVARPLALYGVVVRHDGQTVKVALGDQSDEPCLTITDLLPHLSANAQNGKKFSEAIPGEKLNVVVAGRPLGDPADGKNRIKYHVLQLLQQKYGMKEEDFISAELEIVPAGPAREVGLDRSLIGAYGQDDRICAYTALRAITDLATTPKRTAVALFLDKEEIGSYGNTGADARFLLDFVGDLLARLGLGDERSIRRVLAGSQVLSADVNAAIDPEWPEVHDKLNAAQLGGGICLTKYTGSRGKSGGSDANAEFVGKIRRLLNEAKVPWQIGELGKTDEGGGGTVALFFAGYGADVLDAGPALLSMHSPFELAHKDDVYSAYLTYKTFYGKA